Proteins encoded together in one Benincasa hispida cultivar B227 chromosome 1, ASM972705v1, whole genome shotgun sequence window:
- the LOC120073940 gene encoding protein JINGUBANG-like, which translates to MEFHLQQTDLWTSMEEQTKSIDLPQDAAVLPDPIHFPNSPSRPSAASVPTPWAMSPAPTNQQPFVYHCIASLHRPDGNILSIAMTKEFIFVGSESGRIQSWKLPECPGVGFIKASSGRVGAMFGCGRMLFSCHGDYRVRIWDVKMGNKRLKPKKISTLPPKRSFLVVRKSSRQMQYHTDFISCLAYNDADKLLYTGSWDSTVKAWNISENRCVDSFVAHEGHVNAIVINQEDGCVFTCSSDGSVKIWRRVFGESSHILTMILKFQLSPVNALALSLTSSPSPPSLKPYNFLYSGSSDGLINFWEKESSSSRYNHGGFLQGHHFGVLCLVTVKNLILSGSEDTAIRIWRREEIGNGFVHSCVSVIEGHHGPVRCLAAAMEVDNMGNMLVCSASLDQTFKIWRVKLNVEHLKKEIVRCENNNNHNPVLSPSWVEKRKQLQGDDYYYCI; encoded by the exons ATGGAATTCCATCTCCAACAAACCGACCTCTGGACTTCAATGGAAGAACAAACAAAAAGCATCGACTTACCCCAAGACGCCGCCGTATTGCCTGACCCCATTCACTTCCCTAATTCTCCATCCAGACCCTCCGCCGCATCCGTCCCAACTCCATGGGCCATGTCGCCGGCACCAACAAACCAGCAACCTTTTGTTTACCACTGCATAGCCTCGCTCCACCGGCCGGACGGCAACATACTGTCGATTGCAAtgacaaaggagtttatattcGTGGGGTCGGAGAGTGGGCGGATTCAGTCGTGGAAGCTGCCGGAATGCCCCGGAGTTGGGTTCATAAAGGCTAGCTCCGGCCGAGTAGGGGCAATGTTTGGGTGTGGGAGGATGCTGTTTAGTTGTCATGGGGATTATAGAGTTCGGATTTGGGATGTGAAAATGGGAAATAAGAGATTGAAACCCAAAAAGATTTCGACTTTGCCACCAAAACGCTCGTTTTTGGTGGTGAGAAAGAGCAGCCGCCAGATGCAATATCATACagattttatttcttgtttgGCTTACAATGATGCCGATAAGCTTCTCTATACAG GTTCGTGGGATAGCACGGTGAAAGCTTGGAACATCTCAGAAAATCGATGTGTAGATTCATTTGTTGCTCATGAAGGCCATGTTAATGCAATCGTCATAAATCAAGAAGATGGCTGCGTTTTCACTTGCTCTTCTGATGGCTCTGTCAAGATCTGGAGAAGGGTTTTTGGAGAAAGCTCCCATATTTTAACAATGATTCTCAAGTTCCAGCTCTCTCCTGTCAATGCCCTCGCTCTAAGCCTCACTTCGTCGCCATCTCCTCCGTCGCTGAAACCCTACAACTTTCTTTATTCTGGTTCTTCCGACGGCCTCATCAACTTTTGGGAGAAGGAGAGCTCCTCGAGTAG GTACAACCATGGAGGGTTCTTACAGGGCCATCATTTCGGAGTTCTTTGTTTAGTAACAGTAAAAAATTTGATTCTGAGTGGATCTGAAGACACAGCCATAAGGATTtggagaagagaagaaataggGAATGGGTTTGTTCATTCATGCGTTTCAGTGATAGAGGGCCACCATGGGCCAGTCAGGTGCTTGGCGGCGGCCATGGAGGTGGATAATATGGGGAATATGTTGGTTTGCAGTGCTAGTTTGGATCAGACTTTTAAGATCTGGAGAGTCAAGCTGAATGTGGAGCACTTGAAGAAGGAGATTGTTAGATGtgagaataataata